The DNA region ACCTGCCAGACGGTGAGTCCATCGCCCACGGTCACCCTATCGGCCATCTCCAACGGACGATGACCGTTCAAGAAAGAGGGGTCCAGCGGCGCCAGCAAGGCCAGGTTGGCTTCGTAATCCACCACCACCACGCGCGCCGGCTGCTTGAGTTGGGTATCGAGGGTTTCCAGCTCGATGTAGCGATGATCGGCAACGAGCAACCCGTTGACCAGTACCATGCCGCCGGGCACGACGACGCCGATGGCGGTCTGCGTGATTGGCCGCCGCTGCTGCCAGGGGCGATGGAAAATATAGCTCTGGCTGGTCACGGTGACGCGCAGCAGCGATTGTTGGGCCATCGGTGGCGCGAAGTCATTGCGGGCGCCGGTGGGCATCGATGCGCAACCCCCAAGAACCAGGAAAAGAAATACGGCTAAAAAGCGATGATGGCTTCGAAGAATCGTCATGATGGTATTCTCTCGGTGTAATAGTCGAATCGGTTAGAGCCCCGGATATTTATTCCCACCCCGGCGGGACGATCCCGTCTTCCAGATAGGCCGCCGCGGTGATGCCGTATTGACGTTGGATGCGTTCGCGGGCCGCGATGACCGCCTTGGCCTCGAGAACCAGGGGTTGGGGATCGCCCTTCAGGCGAATCACGTAAAATTCCGATGGTTGGGAGAAGATAGCGGCCAGTTCCTTCAGGGTTCTGATCTTGACATCGTTGACCTGATCGACGATGGCATAGACAAATCCGTCGAAATAGCTGGTCGTCGGATCGGGCAGAACCTTGCTAATGACGATCACTTCGGGATGTTCGAGGTAGAGCTCCTCTTCCAGAAACTGTGTGTAGTAGTAACGGAGCGGGATCGGCTTGGTTTCCAGGGCCGAATAGAACGAGCTGGAAAGCGGCTGAAAAACGAGGCCGCCGAAAATGACAAATCGCGGTCGCACGTCGTATTGATTGGCCTGAATCAAATAGGGCCAAGGGGTGGTGAGCGAGATGGTCTCGACCGTCTCCTTGCCATTGCGCAGTACTTTCAGATCGACGGTGTCGCCCTTGAATTTGCGTTCCACCACCTCGTTGAACATCACACGGCTGTTGTCCATCTCCACCCGGCCGTCGCTGGTGATGGGCCGATCGTCGATAGCCAGAAGTACATCACCAGGGAACAATTGTCCGTAGGCCGCACCGGCGCGCATCACCTCCCCCACCATGACACCGTAATCCCCGGGCCCCAGCCCCAGGGCGCGTCGGTGGGTGGCATTGATCAGGGGAAAATATTGGAATCCCACATCCACATAAAGATCGTAGCGGCCGTCGGCCACATCCTTCAAAAAACGATCGATCACCGGTGTGGGGATCATGTAGCCCACGTTCTGGGCCACCATGCCGCTGAACCCCTGAAAGGCCACGCCGACCGCGAGGTTGTCCTGAACCACCGGCCCACCGCTGTTACCCGGATTGATGGCCGCATCGATCTGCACCACCAGGTGGGCATCCACCCCGGAGTGGGCATATCCACGATAGTCGATGCGCGATACGACGCCCCGGGTCACCGAGAGGCGATCGCCGCCGATGGGGTAGCCCAACACCGTGACCGTGGAATCCAGGGCCGGCACCGCGCCGAGCTTCAACGCGGTGGTCCCGTCGAAGAAACGGCCATCGGCCACCTCCAGCATGGCCAGATCGCAATCGTGGGCGATGAACTTGACGTGGGCCTCGTAGCGCCGGGCATCGCCCTCCTTCTCCAGGCTGATGAAACGGGCATTGCTGACCACATGGGCATTGGTGATGATGCGCCGCTGAGAAATGATAAAGCCGGTCCCCCACCCCTCTCCCGACCCGCCTGGGGCCCAGGGAATCAGGTAGTCGGGGGTCTGGGACACGGTGTAAATGCGCACCACGCTACGGCGAAGGGTTTCGATCCGGTTGCCTGCCGGCGCCGCAACAACGGTGCCATACCAGAGCACCAGGACGATCCCCCAGAAGATGGTCATGAATAGCTTCGATCGGTCAATCGACATCGTACCCTCATTTTGCAGTTGATAATTTCAGGCCACTGTAAGCCAATTCCCCCCAAGGCGCAATACGGGATCAGTCCGCTTGCATCTGCGGGCAGACGCACGAATAGGATTTGTCACCCCACCGCGTTCGTGTTATAAAATTATTTCCTAACCCAAAATGGTGGATCTATTTATGATCATTGCCTTTCTGATGGACAAACTCGAAACGATCGATCCGAGTTTCGAAACCACAAGCCACCTCATGTATGAATGCAACCAGCGCGGACACAAGGTTTTTTTTCTGGAACCGCACGATGTCTATATCCGCGGCAACGAGGTCGTCGCACGCATGCGCGACATCACCGTGCCGCCGGACATGCCGCTAAAGGCATATTGGCAGGCGTTGATTGCCTGTCTCCAGAAGGAAGAACTGATTTTCGAATCCATTACCGATCTGGACGTCCTTTTCCTGCGTAAAGACCCGCCGCTCAACTACCAGACGCTGGAATTCCTTCAGCCGGTCAACCGCAAGGTCTTCATGATCAACAACACCATCGGCCAGATCATGGGCAACAGCAAGCTCTACACCTTGAACTTTCCGGATATCATTCCCGATACCCATGTGTCGCGCGATCCCAAGCGGCTGATCAAGCTCATCGAGAATTTCGGGGGCGCCATGGTGGTCAAGCCGTTGCAGCGTTTCGGCGGCGAGGGCGTCATCAAGGTCAGCACCCGGGACCGCGAAAACCTGATCTCGCTGATCAACTACTACACCCAAGCCAGCCGGCAATACGCCGAGCGGGAACCGATCATGGTGCAGGAGTACCTGGAGGCGGGCCAGCGTGACGGGGATGTGCGTATCCTGCTGCTCAATGGCGACATATTAGGAGCCATGCGGCGGGTTCCCCAGGCGGGCGAATTCCGCTCCAATGTCAAGGCCGGCGGCAAGGTAATGCGCCACGATATCACCCCCCAGGACGTTCAAATCTGCGAACGCATCAAACCGCGCCTGATCGCCGATGGTCTGTACTTTGTCGGTATCGATGTCATCGGGGACAAGCTGATCGAGGTCAATTGCGTGTCACCGGGCGGCATCCCACGCATCAATGCCTTGAACGGTGTGCAGATAGAGGCCCAGGTCATCGATTTCGTCGAACAGAAGGCCTTGGAACACAAGCGCCAGAACGATGCGAGAGCTGTCCATGCCTGATCGCCGCCAACCCGGTGCCGCGCCAGCACGCTGGGCCGTCATCTGCTTTCTGTTGATCCTCGTCATCTCGAACGCATCCTGCCGGGATACCCCCCACATGGAAGGATGTCTGCGCATCGGCCTGCCCGAAGAACCCCTGACCATGAATATCTTTCTGGCCACCGATGGCAACACGCGCAATGTCCTGCGTCAGATCTACCAGCCGCTTTACGAGCACCACCCGGAGACCTTGGAGATCGTTCCCTGGCTGGCCGCGGCCCTGCCGACCTATGATCGCGAAAAAAAGAGCTACACCCTAACATTGAGGGCGGCCCGCTGGTCCGACGGCCGCGAGCTGACCTCGAACGATGTCGCATTCACGGCCCGACTCATCCAGGACTTCAAGCTGCCCGTTCTTTCCTCACGGTGGCAAGAGGTTGAACGCATCGACACCCCGGACCCCGCCACGGTGATCTTTTATCTGAAAAAGCCCATCGCCACCTTCCTCACCCACACCCTTCAGGTGCCGATCGTCCCGGCACACCAATGGGGCCCCATCGTTGAATCGGCCCTTCGTACCGAAAAACCGCTGGCCGCTTTGCTCAATCATGAAATCGAGGCACCCATCGGGTCAGGCCCCTTCATCCTGAGAAAATGGACGCGCGGGGATTTCCTCCATTTCGAAAGAAACAACCATTTTTTTGCCTCGGGCCAGACGATCGGCGGCCGCAGGCTGGGTCCCCATGTCAACGGGTTGCTGTTCAAGATATATGGCACCACCGATGTGGCCATGCTCGCCCTGCGGCGGGGCGAGATCGATATGTTCTGGCAGGGCATTCAACCGGGCTATATCGATATCCTCAGACGCGAACCCCATATCCGGGTCTATACGAGTCCCAAAAGTGCGCTCTATTATATGGGGATGAACCTCCGCCGACCGCCGTTCGACGATGTCCATCTGCGACGGGCCGTCGCGATCCTGATCGACAAGGATTTCATCGTCGAACGTCTGCTCCAGGGGCGCGGCGCCAAGATGTTCTCCATCGTGCCCCCGGGCAACGAAAAATGGTGCAACACCAGCTTGCCGCTCTATGCCGATGGCCAGAGTCGGGAAGAGCGTATCCGGACCGCCCATGCGATGCTTTCCCGGGCCGGATACAGCTGGGACCGCCCGCCGGTGGATGCCGGAGGCGATGTCGTCCCCGGTGAGGGGTTCCGGTCGCCCGATGGCAATCTCGTGGCCCCTTTCACCATCCTCACACCGCCGGCCGACTATGATCCGGCCCGGGCCATCAGCGGCACCATCATCCAGGAGTGGCTGCGGGAAGTGGGCATGCCCGCTTCCGCGCGCCCCATGGAGTTCAGCGCCCTGATCGACCAGATCAAAAATCGCCACGACTTCGAGGCCTTTATCCTGGGATACGGCCGGCTCTCGCTGGACCCTTCTTACCTGGGCGCCTTTTTCGACACCAAAAACGACAAGCCCCGGGGATGGAACATGAGCGGCTACCACAGCGAGACGTTCGACCAGTTGGCTGCGCGGGCGGACAAAGAGTTGGATCCCGTCGCACGGCGTGAGATTATCCTGGAAATGCAACGCATCATTATCGAAGATGTGCCCTATCTGCCGCTCTATGTGCCCGACCTGATCGAGGCGGTACGCACGGATCGGTTCGATGGCTGGGTCTCCATGCTGGACGGGATCGGCAACCGTTGGTCGTTCAATGAAATCAGGCCAGTAGAATAAAAAATAGTTTTAAGTGTGAAGTTTTAAGTGAAGGAATGAGGCCGATTTAAATCAGAGTGCCTCGCGGTGTCCCAGATGACCTTGAATCGCTACATTTTCAGACGGCTGATCGAGATCGGCATCAGCTTCTTCATCATCTTGACCGGTCTGTTCCTGCTCTTCCATCTGGCCCCCGGCGACCCGGTGGCGCGCATGGTGGACCCGGGCATGACGGCCGAGGATGAAATGCGGCTCATCGCCCAGCTCGGCCTCGATCAACCCCTTGGGCACCGCTATTTGAAATTCGTAGTCAATCTGTTCCGAGGCAATCTAGGCATCTCGTTCCACTACGGCCAACCGGTGTCCCGAATCATCGCCGACCGGCTGCCCAACACCATCCTGTTGTTCACGACCGCGGTTATCCTGTCGGCCATCGCGGGTGTGTGGCTGGGCAAAATCATCGCCTGGCGCAAGGGACGATCGGTGGATACGGCCGTGACCATCGGCGCACTGGTGTGCCACACGCTATTTTTGCCCTGGATCGCCCTGCTGCTGATCTGGCTGCTGGGGTACCAGCTGGGATGGTTTCCCATCACCGGCATGATATCGGCTGAAGTGTGGATCGATCCCCAAGCGACTCTCTTGACCAAACTTATGGATGTGCTGCATCATATGGTGCTGCCCCTGCTGACCCTTTTTCTGATCCATTTCGGCAGCTACCTGTTGATCATGCGCAGCAGCATGCTCGACACCCTGGCCGAGGATTACATTTACACGGCCCGGGCCAAGGGACTGCCCGAACGGATGATCCGCGACCACCACGCGGCCCCCAATGCCGCTTTGCCCGTGGTCACCAGCGTCGGTCTCAGCCTGGCGTTCTCCATCAACGGCGGCGCCCTGACCGAAAAGGTCTTTTCATGGCCGGGCATCGGCCGCGAACTGGTCTTCGCCGTGAGCAACAACGACTACCCCTTGGCCCTGGGATGTTTTCTGCTCATCGCCGTCGTGGTGCTGCTGGCCAATCTGGTCGTTGACGTGCTGTATGCCTTCCTGGATCCGAGGATACGCTACTGATGGCGAAAAACGCGACGATCTCGAACAACAATGCCAACCCCATGGACGGCGCCGGATTGCCGGAAGCCTACTGGCAAAGCGCGTTCATGAACAACTGGTCGATGCTCAGCCACCACCTTATCGGCCGGATCGGGATCGCACTGCTGGCCCTTTTCGCGCTGATGGCGGTCGGCAGCTTCGTTCCACCGTTGATCGACCCCATCTACAATCCCATGAGCGGCGTGGATCCCGACATCGCCTATGCCAGTCCGCCCAGCTGGCGGCATTGGCTGGGGACCGATTTCATCGGCCGCGACATCTTCAGCCAACTTCTGGCCGGGGCTCGCATCGCTTTCATGGTGGGTATCTCCTCGGCTTTCATGAGCATCTTCCTCGGCACGGCCATCGGCATCGTGGCCGGCTATGCCGGTCGCTGGACCGACACGGCCCTGATGCGCACGGCCGACATCGTGATGGTCATGCCCACCCTGCTGGTGTTGCTGATCATGTCGGCGCTCTTCGGCCAGCTCAACATCTGGACCATTGTGCTGCTGATCGCTCTGTTCCGATGGCCGGGCGTGTCGCGCGTCATTCGCTCCCAAACCCTCACCTTGAAACACCGGCCGTTCATCGAGGCGGCCAAAATCGCCGGTGCTTCCCACGCACGCATCATCGTGCGTCACCTGTTGCCAAATGTCCTTCCGCTGGCCCTGCTCTACATGACGTTCCGGGTCACATCGGCCATCGTCATCGAAGCCGCGCTGGCCTTTCTCGGATTCGGGGACCCCGGAACGGTCAGTTGGGGCATGATGCTGCAATGGGTTTGGAAAACCGGCCATATGTTTCAGGCCCTCTGGTGGCTGCTGCCGCCGGGGATCTGCATCTCGCTGCTGACCCTGGCCTTTTACATGCTGGGCCGGGCCATGGAAGAGATACTGGACCCGAGGTTGCGCAGGGAAGACCCCGAAGAGTAGATTGCATAAACAT from Desulfatitalea tepidiphila includes:
- a CDS encoding ABC transporter substrate-binding protein, which gives rise to MPDRRQPGAAPARWAVICFLLILVISNASCRDTPHMEGCLRIGLPEEPLTMNIFLATDGNTRNVLRQIYQPLYEHHPETLEIVPWLAAALPTYDREKKSYTLTLRAARWSDGRELTSNDVAFTARLIQDFKLPVLSSRWQEVERIDTPDPATVIFYLKKPIATFLTHTLQVPIVPAHQWGPIVESALRTEKPLAALLNHEIEAPIGSGPFILRKWTRGDFLHFERNNHFFASGQTIGGRRLGPHVNGLLFKIYGTTDVAMLALRRGEIDMFWQGIQPGYIDILRREPHIRVYTSPKSALYYMGMNLRRPPFDDVHLRRAVAILIDKDFIVERLLQGRGAKMFSIVPPGNEKWCNTSLPLYADGQSREERIRTAHAMLSRAGYSWDRPPVDAGGDVVPGEGFRSPDGNLVAPFTILTPPADYDPARAISGTIIQEWLREVGMPASARPMEFSALIDQIKNRHDFEAFILGYGRLSLDPSYLGAFFDTKNDKPRGWNMSGYHSETFDQLAARADKELDPVARREIILEMQRIIIEDVPYLPLYVPDLIEAVRTDRFDGWVSMLDGIGNRWSFNEIRPVE
- a CDS encoding S1C family serine protease, translating into MSIDRSKLFMTIFWGIVLVLWYGTVVAAPAGNRIETLRRSVVRIYTVSQTPDYLIPWAPGGSGEGWGTGFIISQRRIITNAHVVSNARFISLEKEGDARRYEAHVKFIAHDCDLAMLEVADGRFFDGTTALKLGAVPALDSTVTVLGYPIGGDRLSVTRGVVSRIDYRGYAHSGVDAHLVVQIDAAINPGNSGGPVVQDNLAVGVAFQGFSGMVAQNVGYMIPTPVIDRFLKDVADGRYDLYVDVGFQYFPLINATHRRALGLGPGDYGVMVGEVMRAGAAYGQLFPGDVLLAIDDRPITSDGRVEMDNSRVMFNEVVERKFKGDTVDLKVLRNGKETVETISLTTPWPYLIQANQYDVRPRFVIFGGLVFQPLSSSFYSALETKPIPLRYYYTQFLEEELYLEHPEVIVISKVLPDPTTSYFDGFVYAIVDQVNDVKIRTLKELAAIFSQPSEFYVIRLKGDPQPLVLEAKAVIAARERIQRQYGITAAAYLEDGIVPPGWE
- a CDS encoding ABC transporter permease is translated as MTLNRYIFRRLIEIGISFFIILTGLFLLFHLAPGDPVARMVDPGMTAEDEMRLIAQLGLDQPLGHRYLKFVVNLFRGNLGISFHYGQPVSRIIADRLPNTILLFTTAVILSAIAGVWLGKIIAWRKGRSVDTAVTIGALVCHTLFLPWIALLLIWLLGYQLGWFPITGMISAEVWIDPQATLLTKLMDVLHHMVLPLLTLFLIHFGSYLLIMRSSMLDTLAEDYIYTARAKGLPERMIRDHHAAPNAALPVVTSVGLSLAFSINGGALTEKVFSWPGIGRELVFAVSNNDYPLALGCFLLIAVVVLLANLVVDVLYAFLDPRIRY
- the gshB gene encoding glutathione synthase, which produces MIIAFLMDKLETIDPSFETTSHLMYECNQRGHKVFFLEPHDVYIRGNEVVARMRDITVPPDMPLKAYWQALIACLQKEELIFESITDLDVLFLRKDPPLNYQTLEFLQPVNRKVFMINNTIGQIMGNSKLYTLNFPDIIPDTHVSRDPKRLIKLIENFGGAMVVKPLQRFGGEGVIKVSTRDRENLISLINYYTQASRQYAEREPIMVQEYLEAGQRDGDVRILLLNGDILGAMRRVPQAGEFRSNVKAGGKVMRHDITPQDVQICERIKPRLIADGLYFVGIDVIGDKLIEVNCVSPGGIPRINALNGVQIEAQVIDFVEQKALEHKRQNDARAVHA
- a CDS encoding ABC transporter permease is translated as MAKNATISNNNANPMDGAGLPEAYWQSAFMNNWSMLSHHLIGRIGIALLALFALMAVGSFVPPLIDPIYNPMSGVDPDIAYASPPSWRHWLGTDFIGRDIFSQLLAGARIAFMVGISSAFMSIFLGTAIGIVAGYAGRWTDTALMRTADIVMVMPTLLVLLIMSALFGQLNIWTIVLLIALFRWPGVSRVIRSQTLTLKHRPFIEAAKIAGASHARIIVRHLLPNVLPLALLYMTFRVTSAIVIEAALAFLGFGDPGTVSWGMMLQWVWKTGHMFQALWWLLPPGICISLLTLAFYMLGRAMEEILDPRLRREDPEE